A single window of Lynx canadensis isolate LIC74 chromosome C2, mLynCan4.pri.v2, whole genome shotgun sequence DNA harbors:
- the SS18L2 gene encoding SS18-like protein 2, whose product MSVAFVPDWLKGKAEVNQETIQRLLEENDQLIRCIVEYQNKGRANECVQYQHVLHRNLIYLATIADANPTSPSKPME is encoded by the exons ATGTCGGTGGCCTTCGTACCGGACTGGCTGAAAGGCAAGGCGGAAGTTAATCAGGAGACGATCCAGCGG CTCCTGGAGGAGAATGACCAGCTCATCCGCTGCATCGTGGAGTATCAGAACAAAGGCCGGGCGAATGAGTGCGTCCA GTACCAGCATGTGTTACACAGAAATCTCATTTATTTGGCTACCATCGCAGATGCCAACCCCACCAGCCCTTCAAAACCAATGGAATAA